One genomic window of Streptomyces sp. NBC_01276 includes the following:
- a CDS encoding N-acetylglucosamine kinase: MGVTGATGPSTAVLAIDAGNSKTDVALIGADGTVLGTGRSGGFQPPRVGIGAAVDVLAHAVAEAAAAAGLRPGAPCAGLVSACLANADLPVEERQLTAAVGARGWGTRTEVRNDTFAILRAGLSGADLPRGVAVVCGAGINCVGMLPDGRTARFPALGVISGDWGGGGGLAEDAMWWAARAEDGRGGPTGLAEALPAHFGLASMAALIEALHLGTVARGRMHELVPVLFAVAAGGDPVASAIVERQAGEVVALAVVALERLGLLREDAPVLLGGSVLAARHPQLNDRIGELLAARAPLARLSVVTAPPVLGAALLGLDAVGAPPEAHAKLRAHFG, encoded by the coding sequence ATGGGCGTGACCGGCGCGACCGGCCCCTCCACGGCCGTCCTCGCCATCGACGCGGGCAACAGCAAGACCGACGTGGCCCTGATCGGCGCCGACGGCACCGTCCTGGGCACCGGGCGCTCGGGGGGCTTCCAGCCTCCCCGGGTCGGGATCGGGGCGGCCGTGGACGTGCTCGCCCACGCCGTCGCGGAGGCCGCCGCGGCCGCCGGGCTGCGGCCCGGCGCGCCCTGCGCCGGCCTCGTCTCGGCCTGCCTGGCCAACGCCGACCTCCCGGTGGAGGAACGGCAGCTCACCGCCGCGGTCGGCGCGCGGGGCTGGGGCACGCGGACCGAGGTGCGCAACGACACCTTCGCGATCCTGCGGGCGGGACTGTCCGGCGCGGACCTGCCGCGCGGGGTCGCGGTGGTGTGCGGGGCGGGGATCAACTGCGTCGGGATGCTGCCCGACGGCCGGACCGCCCGCTTCCCCGCCCTCGGGGTGATCTCCGGCGACTGGGGCGGCGGGGGCGGCCTGGCGGAGGACGCCATGTGGTGGGCCGCGCGGGCCGAGGACGGACGCGGCGGCCCCACCGGCCTCGCGGAGGCCCTGCCCGCGCACTTCGGGCTGGCCTCGATGGCCGCGCTGATCGAGGCCCTCCACCTGGGCACGGTGGCCCGCGGGCGCATGCACGAACTGGTACCGGTCCTGTTCGCGGTGGCCGCCGGGGGCGACCCGGTGGCCTCGGCGATCGTGGAACGGCAGGCCGGCGAGGTGGTGGCGCTGGCCGTGGTGGCGCTGGAGCGGCTGGGTCTGCTGCGGGAGGACGCGCCGGTGCTGCTGGGCGGCAGCGTCCTCGCGGCCCGGCACCCGCAGCTCAACGACCGGATCGGGGAACTCCTCGCCGCCCGGGCCCCGCTGGCCCGGCTCTCGGTGGTGACGGCCCCGCCGGTCCTGGGCGCCGCCCTCCTCGGCCTGGACGCCGTGGGCGCCCCGCCGGAGGCCCACGCGAAGCTCCGTGCCCACTTCGGGTGA